TGTTTAAAAAGAAAAAATAAACACCTATTGATCTTTGATGATCGGCAACCGTATAACAAAAAAGGCAGCAGGTATACCTGTTGCCTTTTGTCGTTTCTGGTTCTTAAATTGTATCTGTTGCCTCTGCAGCGGCATCTATTTCTACACGTTCACCTTTTGTATTAATCAAAATTACATCGTCCGAATCCGCTAATGAGACAGAAGCTACACCATCACTGAAAGAGGTAGCCCCGCTGTATATAAATGGTATGGCCACTTTTCCCTGGCCATCTAAATAACCATATTTTCCATCTTTACTAGCAAGGAAAAGATTAGGTTCTTCTGTAACTGAAATTAAATCGTAGTCTGGAGCAACGATTTTATTGGTTTTTATTTCAGTAAGATTATACGTGTCGTTTTCGATACTGATGAAATGCGTTGAATTATTTTCAGAAATATAGCTATAGGTCGCCGGGACAATTATTTTGCCCGCCTGATTCAATATACCATATTTATTTTTCTGCTGAAATACGGCATAACCACCGTTAATGAACGATATCATATCATAATTTGCGGAAATTAAAATTTTGCCGGATTTATCCATGACCCCATATTTTTCGTTTAGTCCAAAAACCAGTTGTCCAAGGTAATCATCGTAACCTAAATAATCGTATTGGAAGGGGATGACTGGTTTACCGGCCAGATTAATGGCACCATATTTTTCATTTTTATATTGAACTATACTAAGATCGCCAACAAATGGTGCGATGTATAGGTATTGTGCTGGTACAATTGTTTTTTCTTCACCGTCTTGTACCCCTAGGAGATTAGTTGCAGCATCTTCAAATAAATAGAGGTTTTCAGCAATCTGATTGATTTCTTCCGAATCATCCTCGTCGTCATAAATGGATGTTACTTGCTCATAATCCTCAGGAACGATAAAATCTTTATCGTCCAGTTGGCTATCGGCGATGTTCTGGGCAATCATATCCATTCCAAGAGGTGTTGTTAACTGCAGCACCGCCCCGGGGATTTTTTTGAACAGATCAAATCCCTCCCAATAGGTGGCTGGCAATTTATCGCTATACCAAATCGACAAGGTACTGTTTTCATCATTATCTTCTGAAATTGGCATTTCGACCTGAGCTAGTTTGCAGGGATAACCGGCAATCATTTTCGTCTGGTTCGGGACGAATTTGATCGCATATGGGCTGCGCGCATTTTCTTTAACGACGTATTTTGCCAGCGCAGGGTACAATATAATGGATTGTTCTTCATTTTTTTTAAGGAGAAAGATTGACTCTTCGCTGTCTCCTGAAGCTGATATAACTTTAATTTT
The genomic region above belongs to Sphingobacterium zeae and contains:
- a CDS encoding WG repeat-containing protein gives rise to the protein MKKISLSFAAILAASTMSFAQINKAFKINYAITYAVDPSEKVQAAPVSVYEAYVNNDKIKVISASGDSEESIFLLKKNEEQSIILYPALAKYVVKENARSPYAIKFVPNQTKMIAGYPCKLAQVEMPISEDNDENSTLSIWYSDKLPATYWEGFDLFKKIPGAVLQLTTPLGMDMIAQNIADSQLDDKDFIVPEDYEQVTSIYDDEDDSEEINQIAENLYLFEDAATNLLGVQDGEEKTIVPAQYLYIAPFVGDLSIVQYKNEKYGAINLAGKPVIPFQYDYLGYDDYLGQLVFGLNEKYGVMDKSGKILISANYDMISFINGGYAVFQQKNKYGILNQAGKIIVPATYSYISENNSTHFISIENDTYNLTEIKTNKIVAPDYDLISVTEEPNLFLASKDGKYGYLDGQGKVAIPFIYSGATSFSDGVASVSLADSDDVILINTKGERVEIDAAAEATDTI